In Constrictibacter sp. MBR-5, a single genomic region encodes these proteins:
- a CDS encoding SUF system Fe-S cluster assembly regulator, with the protein MLRLSKMNDYAVVVLGQMAARPGAVVTAPDVAEATGLAASTVSQVLKRLAHGQLVASHRGAHGGYSLARSPADISVADLVEALEGPVALTACVDGAEGSCGVEAVCPMRGGWDRVNTAIRAALDSVTLADMLTPYARSGATGISGEPRDRLNA; encoded by the coding sequence ATGCTGCGACTGAGCAAGATGAACGACTATGCGGTGGTGGTGCTGGGCCAGATGGCCGCGCGCCCCGGCGCGGTCGTGACCGCACCGGACGTGGCCGAGGCGACGGGTCTCGCGGCGTCCACCGTCAGCCAGGTCCTGAAGCGTCTGGCGCACGGACAGTTGGTGGCCTCCCACCGCGGCGCGCACGGCGGCTATTCCCTGGCGCGCAGCCCGGCGGACATCTCGGTGGCCGACCTGGTCGAGGCGCTGGAGGGGCCGGTGGCACTGACCGCCTGCGTCGACGGTGCCGAGGGCAGTTGCGGCGTCGAGGCGGTTTGCCCGATGCGCGGCGGCTGGGACCGGGTCAACACCGCGATCCGCGCGGCGCTGGACTCGGTCACGCTGGCCGACATGCTGACGCCGTATGCACGTAGCGGTGCGACGGGTATATCCGGGGAGCCGCGCGACAGGCTGAACGCCTAG